Proteins encoded by one window of Mariniplasma anaerobium:
- a CDS encoding glycoside hydrolase family 30 protein gives MKHIRTSKYDNERFNIVKEKETFPKLTMELKIDPNKTMQSIIGFGGAFTESSAYNLLRISKEQRLKAIKDYFDPVDGLGYTLGRVSIHGCDFSLNSYLYIDDYDDSLNSFSIKRDQPIIDLINDASAIRKQDIKILASPWTPPFWMKDNNSPIRGGKLLPKYDQIWADYFVKFIKAYEEKGINVFSVTVQNEPMAAQRWDSCIFEADDEARFVKVLGKTFKQHDLKQNIYIWDHNRDQMLERTKAVLKDKEAYKYVYGTAFHWYDQEEFEEVKKTHDAFPEKHLLFTEGCQENGPHLGDYAIGERYGRNMINDFRNYNEGYIDWNLFLDDVGGPNHVNNLCSAPIHIKVFNEEVYRNLSYYYIGHFSKYIMPNAVQIESKGDKDLYYIAFKNPDDSYVVIIQNEKEQDFKINIKGLKKPIEVLSKAHSISTLLI, from the coding sequence ATGAAACATATTAGAACCAGTAAATATGATAATGAAAGATTTAATATAGTGAAAGAAAAAGAAACATTCCCAAAGCTTACAATGGAGCTTAAGATTGATCCGAATAAAACAATGCAGTCGATCATAGGTTTTGGTGGAGCATTTACTGAATCAAGTGCATATAATCTTTTAAGAATCAGCAAGGAACAAAGATTAAAAGCTATTAAAGATTATTTTGATCCAGTAGATGGATTAGGATATACCCTTGGTAGAGTATCCATACACGGATGCGATTTTAGTTTAAATAGTTATTTATATATTGATGATTATGATGATTCGCTTAATTCATTTTCAATTAAACGAGATCAACCAATCATTGATTTAATTAATGATGCATCAGCTATTAGAAAACAAGACATTAAAATTTTAGCTTCTCCTTGGACACCACCATTTTGGATGAAAGATAATAATTCACCCATTAGAGGCGGAAAATTGTTACCAAAATATGATCAAATCTGGGCAGACTATTTTGTTAAGTTTATTAAAGCTTATGAAGAAAAAGGTATAAATGTATTCTCAGTTACAGTTCAAAACGAGCCTATGGCAGCTCAAAGATGGGATTCATGTATTTTTGAAGCTGATGATGAAGCAAGATTTGTTAAAGTTTTAGGAAAGACTTTCAAACAACATGATTTGAAACAAAACATTTATATATGGGATCATAATCGTGATCAAATGTTAGAAAGAACTAAAGCGGTTTTAAAAGACAAAGAAGCGTATAAGTATGTTTATGGAACTGCATTTCATTGGTATGATCAAGAAGAATTTGAAGAAGTAAAAAAAACACATGACGCATTTCCAGAAAAACATTTACTTTTTACAGAAGGCTGTCAAGAAAACGGGCCACATCTTGGAGATTATGCTATTGGTGAAAGATATGGCAGAAATATGATAAACGATTTTAGAAATTATAATGAAGGATATATTGATTGGAATCTATTTTTAGATGATGTCGGTGGACCTAATCATGTAAATAATTTATGTTCTGCACCGATACATATTAAAGTTTTTAATGAAGAAGTTTATAGAAATTTGAGTTACTATTATATTGGTCATTTTTCTAAATATATTATGCCAAATGCTGTTCAAATTGAATCTAAAGGGGATAAAGATTTATATTATATTGCTTTTAAAAATCCAGATGATAGTTATGTTGTTATTATTCAAAATGAAAAAGAACAAGATTTCAAAATCAATATAAAAGGATTGAAAAAACCAATCGAGGTTCTTAGTAAAGCACATAGTATTTCAACATTATTAATTTAA
- a CDS encoding IS3 family transposase produces the protein MDRYRKTYNLRSMCEVLGVGLKNYYKYRGVLDPDYKVYRLVKEVFDSSKKTYGYRRIADEIRDCKGIIINYKKVLRIMRKYGIQAQYIRNIKPNYSKKCIEENIKDDLLKRKFNQRGWVTDITYLIFGSKRAYLSTILDLKTRKVVSHIISSRNDNKLVMDTLNLAISKTKDLNGLIIHSDQGSPYVSTEYRIICESNGILISMSRRGTPLDNAVIESFHSILKKETLYNNDIKNLKEYIQLVEEWIEFYNTTRRKQKK, from the coding sequence ATTGATAGATACCGAAAAACATATAACCTTAGATCAATGTGCGAGGTATTAGGTGTAGGACTTAAAAACTATTATAAATATAGAGGTGTATTGGATCCTGACTATAAAGTATATCGTCTAGTCAAAGAGGTATTTGATAGCAGCAAGAAAACATATGGATATAGACGCATAGCTGATGAAATACGCGATTGTAAAGGTATTATCATCAACTATAAGAAAGTCCTTAGAATCATGCGCAAGTATGGAATTCAAGCTCAATACATTAGAAATATCAAACCTAATTACAGTAAGAAATGCATAGAAGAAAATATCAAGGATGATTTATTAAAAAGAAAGTTTAATCAAAGAGGATGGGTCACAGATATAACATACCTTATCTTTGGAAGTAAAAGGGCATATTTATCTACGATATTGGATTTAAAAACTAGAAAAGTAGTCTCACATATCATCAGTTCTAGAAATGATAACAAGCTCGTTATGGATACATTAAATCTAGCAATCAGTAAAACAAAAGATCTAAACGGACTCATTATCCATTCAGATCAAGGGTCTCCGTATGTTTCAACAGAATATAGAATTATCTGCGAATCTAATGGTATACTCATTTCCATGTCAAGAAGGGGTACACCATTAGACAACGCAGTGATTGAGAGTTTCCATTCAATACTAAAAAAAGAAACTCTGTACAATAATGATATCAAAAATTTAAAAGAATATATACAATTAGTGGAAGAATGGATAGAATTTTATAACACCACAAGGAGAAAACAAAAAAAGTAG
- a CDS encoding GH36-type glycosyl hydrolase domain-containing protein: MIIKKHIESNKNTGYYFPMFNLKGFRSSITPFFGGDVKTDLHHYATEPTSELGLFEHTQSRNVIFDIDHNLYFLNGQTQLQQNDSIDYEVGPLYQKVNRHNKLHDISTTSFVLLNEMAEVHEIVYTNKTKKDQHIKVTTATPMYARSVDNLHDHRHVTSLLNTIDVLNGAIKVKPTLSFDERGHQVNDTTYYFIASSDDMHIKGYIPTQEDYLNQGSFHFPKGLDKLKEQGYHIDGYEAMGGIAFDGIIIKPNESVTFYMAIAIQKEDMDINQFRKTYLSTSGFHKALDEVIAFFETYLSQLKFEIDTDETSKQLNWVSLQPLLRRYYGNSFMPHHDYGKGGRGWRDLWQDLLALIMMNDDSVYELLYSNFQGVRIDGSNATIIGDQPGEFKADRNQITRVWSDHGVWPLITTKLYIDETGDVDFLLKEQSYFSDQFTHYTRQIKKINEQNILIDENNKIYKGSILEHLLIENLVGFHNIGKHGFTRLEDADWNDGLDMAHENGETIAFTHMYAENLSILAHLLKSTNLKSINLLDDIEVLLTKNANLQTYFDRVSQFKGNKVSFNINYLFERLMKLSEDKKKFINDNAYEENKYQSYYDKNGELLDDKTSIALTGQAMALIAHTPTQEQAQKIAFHTKEKLFDTSVGGYHLNTNYQKVLTNMGRAFGFAYNHKENGAVFAHMAMMYAYGLYEYNLVDEARQATFQLLKQAQKEDSQVLAGIPEYFSDKGHGKYSYLTGSASWLLLLLRKQIFGLEFNLGKLTLNPKLTKEDFINQSASIVTNIFGKTVKITYHNPKNLDYGQYKIKDIFINDKEVHMPITKINGSIEVHLDEIV, encoded by the coding sequence ATGATTATTAAAAAGCATATAGAAAGCAATAAAAACACTGGATATTATTTTCCTATGTTTAACTTAAAAGGGTTTAGATCATCAATTACGCCCTTTTTTGGTGGAGATGTAAAGACTGATCTTCATCATTATGCAACAGAACCTACATCAGAATTGGGTTTATTTGAACATACGCAATCGAGAAATGTCATTTTTGATATTGATCATAATTTATATTTTTTAAATGGACAAACACAATTACAACAAAATGATAGCATTGATTATGAAGTAGGACCTTTATATCAAAAAGTAAATAGACATAATAAACTTCATGATATATCAACAACTTCTTTTGTTTTATTAAATGAAATGGCAGAAGTACATGAAATAGTATATACAAATAAAACAAAAAAAGACCAGCATATAAAAGTTACTACTGCAACACCGATGTATGCAAGAAGTGTTGATAATTTGCATGATCATCGACATGTAACATCTTTATTAAACACAATTGATGTTTTAAATGGTGCAATTAAAGTTAAACCGACACTTTCATTTGATGAAAGAGGTCATCAAGTTAACGATACGACTTACTATTTTATTGCGTCAAGTGATGATATGCATATTAAAGGCTACATTCCTACTCAAGAAGATTATTTAAACCAGGGTTCATTCCATTTTCCAAAAGGCTTGGATAAATTAAAAGAACAAGGATATCACATAGATGGTTATGAAGCAATGGGCGGCATAGCATTTGATGGCATTATAATTAAACCAAATGAATCTGTAACATTTTATATGGCTATAGCTATTCAAAAAGAAGATATGGATATAAATCAGTTTAGAAAAACATATTTATCAACATCAGGGTTTCATAAGGCTTTAGATGAAGTAATAGCTTTTTTTGAAACATATTTAAGTCAATTGAAGTTTGAAATCGATACTGATGAAACATCAAAACAATTAAATTGGGTATCATTACAACCATTACTTAGAAGATATTATGGGAATTCATTCATGCCACATCATGATTATGGTAAAGGTGGACGCGGATGGCGTGATTTATGGCAAGATTTACTCGCATTAATTATGATGAATGATGATAGTGTTTATGAACTATTGTATAGTAATTTCCAAGGCGTTAGAATTGATGGTTCTAATGCGACAATTATTGGAGATCAACCAGGTGAATTTAAGGCGGATCGTAATCAAATAACAAGAGTTTGGTCTGATCATGGAGTTTGGCCATTAATCACAACTAAACTTTACATTGATGAAACAGGGGATGTTGACTTTTTATTGAAAGAACAATCATATTTTTCTGATCAGTTCACACATTATACTAGACAAATTAAAAAGATTAATGAACAAAATATATTAATTGATGAAAATAACAAAATATATAAGGGCTCAATTTTAGAACATCTACTTATTGAAAACCTAGTGGGTTTTCATAATATCGGAAAACATGGATTCACTAGACTAGAAGATGCTGATTGGAATGATGGATTAGATATGGCACATGAAAATGGTGAAACGATTGCGTTTACACACATGTATGCTGAAAATTTAAGTATTTTAGCGCATTTGCTAAAATCTACAAATTTAAAATCTATAAATTTATTAGACGATATCGAGGTTTTATTAACCAAAAACGCAAATTTACAAACTTATTTTGATAGAGTATCTCAATTTAAAGGCAACAAGGTATCTTTTAATATAAATTATCTTTTTGAAAGATTAATGAAACTATCAGAAGATAAGAAAAAATTTATTAATGATAATGCATATGAAGAAAATAAATATCAAAGTTATTATGATAAAAACGGAGAATTATTAGATGATAAAACTTCAATTGCTTTAACAGGTCAAGCAATGGCACTCATAGCACACACTCCAACTCAGGAACAAGCTCAAAAAATAGCTTTTCACACAAAAGAAAAGCTTTTCGATACAAGTGTTGGTGGATATCATTTAAATACAAATTATCAAAAAGTATTAACTAATATGGGTAGAGCATTTGGATTTGCATATAATCATAAAGAAAATGGAGCAGTATTCGCTCATATGGCTATGATGTATGCTTATGGGTTATATGAATATAATTTAGTTGATGAAGCAAGACAAGCAACATTTCAACTATTAAAGCAAGCTCAAAAAGAAGACTCTCAAGTATTAGCTGGCATACCTGAATATTTTTCTGATAAAGGTCACGGAAAGTATTCATATCTTACTGGATCAGCTAGTTGGTTATTACTATTACTTAGAAAACAAATATTTGGACTCGAATTTAATTTAGGAAAATTAACACTTAATCCGAAATTGACAAAAGAAGATTTCATAAATCAAAGTGCATCAATAGTAACAAATATATTTGGTAAAACAGTCAAAATAACATATCACAATCCGAAAAATTTAGATTATGGTCAATATAAAATTAAAGATATATTTATAAATGATAAAGAAGTACACATGCCTATTACAAAAATTAATGGAAGTATAGAGGTGCATCTAGATGAAATTGTATGA
- a CDS encoding cupin domain-containing protein, with the protein MKLYDTYDLLGIGYQKIFNFQSWRIAKLNYIKELDIQNLNFIECHHETDEIFVLIQGKCDMFILKEDSPKTFEHFSLETQKIYRIPKGVYHAHALSKDAQILIIEEDDTCDGNSHRVYLNEQEIKNLQLSTCGGN; encoded by the coding sequence ATGAAATTGTATGATACTTATGATTTATTAGGAATTGGATATCAAAAAATATTTAACTTTCAATCCTGGAGAATTGCTAAATTAAATTATATTAAAGAACTTGACATCCAAAATCTTAATTTTATTGAATGTCATCATGAAACTGATGAAATATTCGTATTAATTCAAGGAAAATGTGATATGTTTATATTAAAAGAAGATTCCCCAAAAACATTTGAACACTTTTCCTTAGAAACACAAAAAATATATCGTATACCTAAAGGTGTTTATCACGCTCATGCTCTTTCTAAAGACGCACAGATACTTATTATTGAAGAAGACGATACATGTGATGGTAATTCTCATCGTGTCTATCTAAACGAGCAAGAAATTAAAAACTTACAATTATCAACATGTGGAGGTAATTGA
- a CDS encoding glycoside hydrolase family 16 protein encodes MNYKLVWQDLFDQDKLDLNTWNIVTGGNGFGNNEDQYYTSQEKNLFIKDQTLHIVAYKEAYKQRNYTSAKISTKNKKLIKYGRIDVLAHVPRGMGTWPAIWLLGENINESGWPLCGEIDMMEHVGNHEGFFHYSLHSKTFNHNKRNQPTYIYEDQKLLDGFHLYRLDWEEDKISFYVDDKHMATFKKPQDATVEQWPFDQSFYFILNLAIGGSWGGYIDDSMFPVAFKIKHVKVYERSDEN; translated from the coding sequence ATGAATTACAAACTAGTATGGCAAGATTTATTTGATCAAGATAAATTAGATTTAAACACATGGAATATTGTAACGGGTGGCAATGGATTTGGAAATAATGAAGATCAATATTATACAAGTCAAGAAAAGAATCTATTTATTAAAGATCAAACATTGCATATAGTTGCATATAAAGAAGCGTATAAGCAAAGAAATTACACTTCAGCTAAAATCTCTACAAAAAATAAAAAGCTTATTAAATATGGACGCATTGATGTATTAGCTCATGTACCTAGAGGTATGGGGACTTGGCCAGCAATTTGGTTACTAGGTGAAAATATTAATGAAAGTGGTTGGCCATTATGCGGTGAAATAGATATGATGGAACATGTAGGAAATCACGAAGGATTCTTTCATTATTCTCTTCACTCAAAGACATTTAATCATAACAAACGCAATCAACCTACATACATTTATGAAGATCAAAAATTGCTTGATGGATTTCATTTATATCGTCTTGATTGGGAAGAAGATAAAATCTCATTTTATGTAGATGACAAGCATATGGCGACATTTAAAAAACCTCAAGATGCAACCGTCGAACAATGGCCATTTGATCAATCTTTCTATTTTATTTTAAATCTTGCGATTGGTGGTAGTTGGGGAGGATATATTGATGATTCAATGTTTCCTGTTGCATTTAAGATTAAGCACGTTAAAGTATACGAAAGAAGTGATGAAAATTGA
- a CDS encoding LacI family DNA-binding transcriptional regulator, producing the protein MNKKRTIYNIAKELDLAPGTISKVINNTGNVSDSTRKRVLAYIKKVGYVPNNSARMLKSKRTYTVGIVFTEESDVGLEHSFFSSILQHFKTFVEVQGYELSFIVKKLGQHELSYYEWCMNKRVDGVYIVVGNYDDKGLYELVESSIPAVSTDMLLPKLHTVISDNDQGVKLIFDYIKEELKLKNIAYISGPKSSKAFNERVDAYHKYTQEYQLNQTSEVIYADSFGFTSGYNAVYKLLKKPEQKPELIMVASDDIALGVLKGLSDMHIKVPEDIQVVGFDDIAFSKHFTPSLTTIRQDRKLLGQTAARLLIELMDNPNKDVSEIVKLPVELVIRESTRKK; encoded by the coding sequence TTGAACAAGAAAAGAACAATTTATAATATCGCAAAAGAACTAGATTTAGCTCCTGGAACGATTTCAAAAGTAATTAATAATACTGGAAATGTTTCTGATTCAACTAGAAAAAGAGTACTAGCGTATATAAAAAAAGTAGGATATGTACCTAATAATTCAGCTAGAATGCTTAAGTCTAAAAGAACTTATACAGTAGGTATTGTATTTACTGAAGAATCTGATGTAGGATTAGAACATTCATTCTTTTCTAGTATTTTGCAACATTTTAAAACATTTGTTGAAGTACAAGGATATGAACTTAGTTTTATTGTTAAAAAACTAGGACAACATGAATTATCATATTACGAATGGTGTATGAATAAACGTGTAGATGGCGTTTATATCGTTGTTGGTAACTATGATGATAAGGGGTTATATGAACTTGTTGAAAGTTCTATACCAGCCGTATCAACAGATATGTTACTTCCAAAACTTCATACTGTAATCAGCGATAATGATCAAGGCGTTAAACTGATATTTGATTATATAAAAGAAGAGTTGAAGCTTAAAAATATTGCATACATATCTGGACCTAAATCTTCTAAAGCCTTTAATGAACGTGTAGATGCTTATCATAAATACACACAAGAATACCAGTTGAATCAAACATCAGAAGTCATCTACGCAGATAGCTTTGGATTTACAAGTGGATATAATGCCGTATACAAGTTATTAAAAAAACCTGAACAAAAACCTGAACTTATTATGGTTGCTAGTGATGATATTGCACTAGGGGTTTTAAAAGGTTTATCTGATATGCATATTAAAGTACCAGAGGACATCCAAGTTGTTGGCTTTGATGATATTGCATTTTCTAAGCATTTTACCCCATCGCTTACAACAATAAGACAAGATAGAAAATTGTTAGGCCAAACCGCAGCTAGACTTTTAATTGAACTTATGGACAACCCAAACAAGGATGTTTCTGAGATTGTAAAATTACCAGTTGAATTAGTCATCAGAGAGTCTACAAGAAAAAAATAA